The following are from one region of the Haloactinomyces albus genome:
- a CDS encoding sensor domain-containing protein: protein MGADAHNTDGIPVGSGLGRELVDLALSVNDAVMWSFSFADDEITWMSGMDALLSMSGAAEGDIRARLLELVEPLTTGARTTTAWQDLELEQQLETPDRGMRLIRFRARRFGDIRTGGLAGIATDVTTAHGNRQALADLADRYRLLVELSPDAICVHQDGMLKYVNPATVRIVAAESDTQIIDSPIADFLDERSIPQLRERISSLTTPGATSTPTETELLRFDGDTVLVEAISVRTTWEGRPAFQVIMRDLTAQKEAEATLHYQAALVQHVSDAIIATTRGGVVTSWNPAAEAVYGVPADQALGRHVGDLVGASLDPESLLTGGGIAQAVHRRADGAVLAIRVSAAEMEDGFVLVCADETARRRAERHFATVVATLDEGVIVVGATGLIESANPAAQRISGAEESEIVGSSPVSWPLFDEDGAGIPPEASPAMQTQRTGEPQNSRVVRLQRADGQSVWLALTSRPLMSDDQQPHSVVISFTDITESRAIREQLKQEATHDPLTGLANRTLILQQLSAALRCSHRTQPMTVLFIDLDNFKVINDSLGHGVGDAVLRIAGERLQKAARHEDLVSRLGGDEFVVIAHGEISHEEVRSLTERLRDSLANPVTVQGRQIHLDTSIGIVLVPPEDARGAEDVLRDADVAMYRAKALGRGRYVFFDVALRERMQRHMQLEQDLRSAVQENQLRVAYQPLVDLRTNRMVGVEGLLRWNHPVHGTVSPGEFIPLAEESGLISHIGAHMLRTATRELAAQRDRNKLALQLNVNLSAHQLDDPRLLSTVREALAETGLPAHRLCLEVTESALMQDSAAATRVLRALRELGVLLAIDDFGTGYSSLAQLHSLPLDSLKIDRSFVARLGDSKDTEVIVTSIIAMAQAVGLTVVAEGAETARQLELLRDLGCNQAQGFYFGKPAPIDDLSEAVRSGKLPAPAASDEHAEGGRPNRIESE, encoded by the coding sequence ATGGGGGCTGACGCTCACAACACCGACGGGATCCCGGTCGGTTCGGGGCTCGGTCGCGAGCTCGTGGACTTGGCGCTGTCCGTGAACGACGCTGTCATGTGGTCGTTCAGCTTCGCCGATGATGAGATCACCTGGATGTCCGGTATGGATGCGCTCCTGAGCATGTCCGGCGCTGCCGAAGGTGACATCCGTGCCCGATTACTGGAGCTCGTGGAACCATTGACGACGGGTGCGCGGACGACCACGGCATGGCAGGACCTCGAACTCGAACAGCAGCTCGAGACACCCGACCGGGGAATGCGCTTGATCCGCTTCCGCGCTCGAAGGTTCGGAGACATTCGGACCGGTGGCCTTGCGGGGATCGCGACCGACGTGACCACAGCGCACGGGAATCGGCAGGCACTGGCCGACCTCGCCGACCGTTACCGGTTGCTCGTGGAACTGAGTCCGGATGCGATCTGCGTGCACCAGGACGGAATGCTCAAGTATGTGAACCCGGCCACTGTCCGTATCGTGGCCGCCGAATCCGATACGCAGATCATCGACTCCCCGATTGCCGACTTCCTGGACGAGCGCTCGATTCCGCAACTGCGGGAGCGGATCTCATCGCTGACGACCCCGGGAGCCACCTCGACCCCGACGGAGACCGAGCTCCTGCGCTTCGACGGCGACACAGTTCTCGTCGAAGCGATCTCGGTGCGCACTACTTGGGAAGGTCGCCCTGCGTTTCAGGTCATCATGCGCGACCTGACGGCTCAGAAAGAGGCCGAGGCGACGCTGCACTACCAAGCGGCACTCGTTCAGCATGTCAGCGACGCGATCATCGCCACGACCCGTGGCGGAGTGGTGACCAGTTGGAACCCGGCTGCGGAGGCTGTTTACGGTGTCCCCGCGGACCAGGCACTCGGGCGGCACGTCGGTGACCTGGTCGGTGCCTCCCTCGACCCCGAATCGCTGCTGACAGGCGGCGGCATCGCGCAGGCCGTACACCGGCGCGCGGATGGTGCCGTGCTCGCCATCCGTGTCTCCGCCGCGGAGATGGAGGACGGCTTCGTGCTGGTGTGTGCGGACGAGACCGCACGACGGCGGGCCGAGCGGCATTTCGCCACCGTGGTCGCCACCCTCGACGAGGGCGTCATCGTGGTGGGTGCAACAGGGCTCATCGAGTCGGCCAACCCCGCAGCTCAGCGCATCTCCGGTGCCGAGGAGTCCGAAATCGTCGGGTCCTCACCCGTGTCCTGGCCGTTGTTCGACGAGGACGGGGCCGGCATCCCGCCGGAGGCCTCACCCGCGATGCAGACACAACGCACCGGAGAGCCGCAGAACTCGCGGGTGGTGCGCCTGCAGCGAGCGGATGGACAGAGCGTGTGGCTCGCACTCACCTCGCGCCCACTCATGTCCGACGACCAGCAGCCGCATTCGGTCGTCATCTCCTTCACCGACATCACCGAGAGCCGGGCCATCCGCGAACAGTTGAAGCAGGAAGCCACGCACGATCCACTGACCGGGCTGGCGAACCGCACCCTGATTCTGCAGCAGCTCAGCGCTGCGCTGCGCTGCTCACATCGGACACAACCGATGACGGTGCTGTTCATCGATCTCGATAATTTCAAGGTCATCAACGATTCTCTGGGCCACGGCGTCGGCGACGCGGTGCTGCGGATCGCCGGGGAACGGCTGCAGAAGGCAGCACGGCACGAGGATCTCGTCAGCCGCCTCGGCGGCGACGAATTCGTGGTCATCGCCCACGGTGAAATCAGCCATGAGGAGGTCCGCTCCCTCACCGAACGCTTGCGCGATTCCCTGGCAAATCCGGTCACCGTGCAAGGTAGGCAGATCCATCTCGACACCAGCATCGGGATCGTGCTGGTGCCGCCGGAGGACGCCAGAGGTGCCGAGGATGTCCTGCGGGATGCCGATGTGGCCATGTACCGGGCCAAAGCGCTGGGCCGGGGACGTTATGTGTTCTTCGACGTCGCACTCCGCGAACGCATGCAGCGACACATGCAGCTGGAGCAGGACCTGCGCAGCGCCGTGCAGGAGAACCAACTCCGGGTCGCCTACCAGCCCCTCGTCGACCTGCGCACCAACCGCATGGTGGGTGTGGAGGGCCTGCTGCGGTGGAACCACCCGGTGCACGGGACGGTCTCACCCGGCGAATTCATTCCCCTAGCCGAGGAAAGCGGGCTGATCAGCCACATCGGTGCGCACATGCTGCGGACAGCGACCCGCGAACTGGCTGCCCAGCGCGACCGGAACAAGCTTGCCCTACAGCTCAACGTGAATCTGTCCGCACACCAGCTCGATGATCCGCGCCTGCTGTCCACCGTCCGAGAGGCACTGGCCGAAACCGGCCTGCCCGCACACCGTTTGTGCCTGGAGGTCACCGAAAGTGCCCTCATGCAGGACTCGGCGGCAGCAACGCGGGTACTGCGCGCGTTGCGTGAGCTCGGCGTGTTGCTGGCCATCGACGATTTCGGAACCGGATACTCGTCACTGGCGCAACTGCACAGCCTGCCACTGGACTCCCTCAAGATCGACCGGTCGTTCGTCGCCAGGCTCGGTGATTCCAAAGACACCGAGGTCATCGTCACCAGCATCATCGCCATGGCACAGGCCGTTGGTCTCACGGTCGTGGCGGAAGGAGCCGAGACCGCTCGGCAGCTCGAACTCCTCCGAGATCTCGGCTGCAATCAGGCACAGGGATTCTACTTCGGCAAACCGGCCCCCATCGATGACCTTTCCGAGGCAGTCCGCTCGGGCAAGCTCCCGGCCCCGGCCGCCTCCGACGAACACGCCGAAGGCGGCCGGCCCAACCGGATCGAATCGGAATAA
- a CDS encoding DNA polymerase ligase N-terminal domain-containing protein produces MPDKLGEYRRKRHFGTTTEPRGGEQSPPERSSARFVIQKHEAGTLHYDFRIEVDGVLKSWAIPKGPSLNPQDKRLAVPTEDHPLEYGDFEGIIPQGEYGAGTVLVWDTGSYQHLTEQQTSAAEALENGHINLWLDGDKLRGGYALTRMGKRTDSQWLLIKMKDAGADRRRNPLERQPRSVLSGNDLRGIAQHGQELR; encoded by the coding sequence ATGCCGGACAAACTCGGTGAGTACCGTCGCAAGCGCCACTTCGGTACGACGACCGAGCCGCGCGGCGGCGAACAGTCCCCGCCGGAGCGATCGAGTGCACGGTTCGTCATTCAGAAACACGAGGCAGGAACGCTGCACTACGACTTCCGGATCGAGGTCGACGGAGTGCTGAAGTCGTGGGCGATCCCCAAGGGGCCATCGCTCAATCCGCAGGACAAGCGCCTGGCCGTGCCCACCGAGGACCATCCCCTGGAGTACGGCGACTTCGAGGGAATCATCCCGCAGGGCGAGTACGGCGCGGGCACGGTTCTCGTCTGGGACACCGGGAGCTACCAGCACCTCACCGAGCAGCAGACCAGTGCCGCCGAGGCGCTGGAGAACGGTCACATCAACCTCTGGCTCGACGGCGACAAGCTCCGCGGCGGCTACGCGCTGACCCGCATGGGCAAGCGCACGGACAGCCAGTGGCTGTTGATCAAGATGAAGGATGCGGGTGCCGACCGCCGTCGCAATCCCCTCGAACGGCAACCTCGTTCCGTGCTGAGCGGCAATGATCTACGCGGAATCGCCCAGCACGGCCAGGAGCTGCGATAG
- a CDS encoding long-chain-fatty-acid--CoA ligase — translation MEIPLTPLEFARRTRRLHPDREAVVDGQLRWTYEQFFDRCDRWSAALEGMGVGKGDRVAYIAPNTHGQLESFYAVPQLGAVLVPINYRLSAEDIVYIVNHSGSTVVCVHADQLDVVDQVRDRMPEVEHFVALEGARADWEDYEALLARASSEFTRPAIAETDLLSINYTSGTTARPKGVMITHRNAYLNVVGTLLHLRIGLGERYLWTLPMFHANGWTYTWTVTAAAATHVCLRAVDPARVFELIRTEGVSWLCAAPTVLIALAHAAPEVRGSVPPGVHVVTAGASPAAATLERLEQEFGWEVTHVYGLTETTPFITVCEPRAEHEGLPAQQRSILKARQGIELITSGELKVAGDHGSEVPWDGATVGEIVVRGNVVMQGYFRDPEATEQVMGDGWFHTGDAAVTHPDGYVEIRDRIKDVIISGGENISSIEVEGVLLRHPAVQEAAIVGLPHEKWGETPHAFIVLQAGDSATADDIISFTRQHLAHFKAPTAVSFVDELPKTATGKIQKYVLRGGTSAVSRQ, via the coding sequence ATGGAAATTCCGCTCACCCCGCTGGAGTTCGCCCGACGTACTCGTCGGCTGCACCCGGACCGAGAGGCAGTGGTCGACGGGCAGCTGCGGTGGACCTATGAGCAGTTCTTCGATCGCTGCGACCGCTGGTCGGCGGCGCTGGAAGGGATGGGGGTGGGTAAGGGCGACCGCGTGGCCTACATTGCTCCGAACACCCACGGTCAGCTCGAATCCTTCTATGCGGTTCCCCAGCTCGGAGCCGTGCTGGTCCCCATCAACTACCGCCTCTCGGCCGAGGACATCGTCTACATCGTCAACCACTCGGGTTCCACGGTCGTCTGTGTGCACGCGGATCAGCTCGACGTGGTGGACCAGGTCCGCGATCGGATGCCGGAAGTCGAGCACTTCGTGGCCCTGGAGGGTGCCCGCGCGGATTGGGAGGACTACGAGGCGCTGCTCGCGCGAGCAAGTTCGGAGTTCACCAGGCCCGCCATCGCGGAGACCGATCTGCTGTCGATCAACTACACCAGCGGTACCACTGCACGCCCCAAGGGCGTCATGATCACACACCGCAACGCCTACCTGAATGTGGTGGGCACGCTGCTGCACCTGCGCATCGGACTCGGTGAGCGATACCTGTGGACTCTGCCGATGTTCCACGCCAACGGCTGGACCTATACGTGGACGGTCACCGCGGCAGCCGCCACGCACGTGTGCCTGCGTGCAGTGGACCCGGCCCGCGTGTTCGAACTCATCCGTACCGAGGGCGTGTCCTGGCTGTGTGCGGCGCCCACGGTGCTGATCGCCCTTGCGCACGCCGCACCGGAGGTCCGGGGCAGTGTGCCTCCCGGAGTCCACGTGGTCACTGCCGGTGCGTCTCCCGCCGCGGCCACTCTCGAGCGTCTGGAGCAGGAATTCGGCTGGGAGGTGACCCACGTCTACGGTCTCACCGAGACCACTCCGTTCATCACGGTGTGCGAGCCCAGAGCCGAGCACGAGGGGCTTCCCGCGCAGCAACGCAGCATTCTCAAAGCCCGTCAGGGTATCGAGCTCATCACCTCCGGTGAGCTCAAGGTCGCCGGTGACCACGGCAGCGAGGTCCCGTGGGACGGCGCGACGGTCGGCGAGATCGTGGTGCGCGGCAATGTGGTGATGCAGGGCTATTTCCGCGATCCCGAAGCGACCGAACAGGTCATGGGCGACGGCTGGTTCCACACCGGGGACGCCGCTGTCACTCACCCCGACGGCTACGTCGAGATCCGCGATCGCATCAAGGACGTCATCATCTCGGGTGGGGAGAACATCTCCTCCATCGAGGTCGAAGGCGTTCTCCTGCGTCATCCCGCGGTGCAGGAGGCCGCCATCGTCGGTCTGCCGCATGAAAAATGGGGCGAGACACCGCACGCTTTCATCGTCCTTCAGGCAGGCGACTCGGCCACGGCCGACGACATCATCTCCTTCACCCGGCAGCACCTCGCGCATTTCAAGGCGCCGACCGCGGTCAGCTTCGTCGACGAGCTCCCGAAGACGGCCACCGGCAAGATCCAGAAGTACGTGCTGCGCGGCGGGACCTCCGCGGTTTCCCGCCAATGA
- a CDS encoding PPC domain-containing DNA-binding protein: MRSKQLVTGAPGTYVVVLDAGDRVLDELTRFARSSGIGTASVTAIGGLSSATLAYFDVDTKQYQDIPVDEQVEVLTMTGVLVGDDEPQMHLHAVLGRHDGTTRGGHLRAGLVRPTLEVMITESPPHLVRRHDPDSGLPLIDLDAWETGRSS, encoded by the coding sequence TTGCGGAGCAAGCAGCTGGTCACCGGAGCCCCCGGCACCTACGTGGTCGTGCTGGATGCCGGAGACCGTGTCCTGGACGAGCTCACGCGGTTCGCCCGCTCGTCCGGCATCGGCACGGCCTCGGTCACGGCGATCGGCGGCCTCAGCAGCGCCACGCTGGCCTACTTCGACGTGGACACCAAGCAGTATCAGGACATTCCCGTCGACGAGCAGGTCGAGGTCCTCACGATGACCGGAGTGCTCGTCGGCGACGACGAACCCCAGATGCATCTGCATGCCGTACTCGGACGTCACGACGGCACCACCCGCGGCGGGCACCTCAGGGCCGGGCTGGTCCGGCCGACGCTCGAGGTCATGATCACCGAATCACCACCGCACCTGGTCCGGCGCCATGACCCGGACAGCGGCCTCCCCTTGATCGACCTCGACGCCTGGGAAACCGGTAGGTCCTCCTGA